The Shewanella mangrovisoli genome has a window encoding:
- a CDS encoding TonB-dependent receptor: MFKQTYLASAILLALASQATYAAEAEATQSPQAEETAQPSSGGKAQNNNEEMEIIQVQGIRGSLNKAVELKRQNIQVVDAIVAEDIGKFPDNNVVEALQRVTGVQVTDRASGEANVVSIRGLTDVTTTVNGRQIFTATGRSVAIADIPAALLGSVEVFKTRSSSQVASGIAGQIDIRTHKPFDFEDSKVSVAAKGIYSDQPDTIDPNFSALASNRWDTSIGEVGALVNVSYIRTNYKDESVSPGASFPYFVEDGTRITSGWNVGSAHGIDTSAGATIDGKEYLLARDAMFGNILEGERERPAFNISLQWAPNDSSEYTFEAFYNGYRNESFNSMLFSTVDSAANWQQVIQDGIEVYDGTNVVKSRTAYNAYNFSSGDHSKASTDSYVFALGGKWDITDEFQLKSEVVYQQSTFETEFAAMRGQTTVYGVAIDANADDGIPSWNYLDNPDTVLDESDMTNPALWETADFYDNGSKDEGDSLSWTMDGSLYVDYAIFTKVQFGARYEKRTATNSNRTASGAKNIAYTDLDPSMYMVTSGFFEGRANVPDSWAVINGYNLYKNRSQFESLWGFEQSSLVLQKTFDISEQAWAGYLMADFDTEVFGKRLDGQVGVRYEGTKADMDFFDNKAKDENDNVYTAVSSDTTDTSKVLPSFVMRYWLMDDFVARFAYTETIRQPAFADLNSFTYYTPDLTQVGFGSASGGNPDLEPVTSKNYDFTLEYYFGNGNSIYGTYFSRDIEGLVYSSLTRTLYDYDGDGIEEAYILNRPGNTSNGKLTGFELGAVYFPEGLPSWLDGVGTQLSATLLDSSQDIPEFDSATGEQIGFTTRDMFGVSDESYSAVLIYDKDFFSARMSYTWRSEFLNSYDAAFFAMPRGIYRKPEQSLDFQLSYNISDDLVVSFDATNLLDDVYQEYYEDSTLFNRTNNIFTRTFALGVRYSF; encoded by the coding sequence ATGTTTAAACAGACTTATTTGGCAAGTGCTATTCTGCTTGCTCTTGCTAGTCAAGCGACCTATGCGGCAGAAGCTGAAGCGACACAATCGCCTCAGGCGGAAGAAACGGCACAGCCCTCTTCTGGCGGCAAAGCGCAAAATAATAATGAAGAGATGGAGATCATACAGGTTCAGGGGATCCGCGGTAGTTTAAATAAAGCGGTAGAACTTAAACGTCAAAACATTCAAGTTGTCGATGCCATCGTTGCCGAAGATATTGGCAAATTCCCAGATAATAACGTGGTTGAAGCCTTACAACGGGTAACCGGTGTTCAAGTGACCGACCGCGCGTCTGGTGAAGCGAATGTGGTGAGTATTCGTGGTTTAACGGATGTGACGACCACAGTGAACGGGCGCCAAATCTTCACCGCAACGGGCCGCTCAGTTGCTATCGCCGATATTCCCGCAGCGCTGCTCGGCAGTGTTGAAGTCTTTAAAACCCGTTCTTCTTCTCAAGTGGCCAGCGGTATCGCGGGTCAAATTGATATCCGCACCCATAAGCCTTTCGATTTTGAAGACAGTAAAGTTTCAGTTGCTGCTAAAGGTATCTATTCAGACCAACCCGATACTATCGATCCTAACTTCAGTGCATTAGCAAGCAATCGCTGGGATACCAGTATTGGTGAAGTGGGCGCCTTAGTTAACGTGTCTTATATCCGCACTAACTATAAAGATGAAAGTGTGTCACCTGGTGCATCCTTCCCCTACTTTGTTGAAGATGGTACTCGTATTACCAGTGGTTGGAACGTGGGTTCTGCCCATGGTATCGATACCAGCGCTGGCGCCACCATCGATGGCAAAGAATATCTACTGGCTCGCGATGCGATGTTTGGCAACATTCTCGAGGGCGAGCGTGAACGTCCTGCGTTTAATATCTCATTGCAATGGGCGCCAAATGATAGCTCTGAATACACCTTCGAAGCCTTCTACAATGGTTATCGCAATGAAAGCTTTAACTCTATGCTGTTCAGTACCGTCGATTCTGCTGCGAATTGGCAACAAGTGATCCAGGATGGGATTGAAGTGTACGATGGCACCAATGTGGTGAAATCGCGCACCGCATACAATGCTTACAACTTCAGCAGTGGCGATCACTCCAAAGCCAGTACCGATAGTTATGTCTTCGCATTAGGGGGAAAATGGGACATTACCGATGAGTTCCAATTAAAGTCAGAAGTGGTTTACCAACAGAGTACCTTTGAGACTGAATTTGCCGCAATGCGCGGGCAAACAACAGTTTATGGTGTCGCGATTGATGCAAATGCCGACGATGGTATCCCTAGCTGGAACTATTTAGATAATCCCGATACCGTACTTGATGAGTCAGACATGACTAATCCTGCCCTGTGGGAAACGGCCGATTTCTATGACAACGGTAGTAAAGATGAGGGTGATTCCTTGTCTTGGACAATGGATGGCAGTTTGTATGTGGATTATGCCATTTTCACTAAAGTGCAATTTGGCGCACGTTATGAAAAACGTACCGCAACTAACTCGAATCGCACGGCAAGTGGCGCGAAAAATATCGCCTACACAGATCTTGATCCCTCAATGTATATGGTGACTTCGGGCTTCTTTGAAGGCCGCGCTAATGTGCCTGATTCATGGGCGGTGATTAACGGTTACAACCTGTATAAAAATCGCAGTCAATTTGAATCTCTCTGGGGCTTTGAACAAAGCAGCCTAGTCCTGCAAAAAACCTTCGATATCTCAGAACAAGCTTGGGCTGGCTACCTGATGGCTGACTTTGATACTGAAGTCTTTGGTAAGCGTTTAGATGGTCAAGTGGGCGTTCGTTACGAAGGCACTAAAGCGGATATGGACTTCTTTGACAATAAAGCCAAAGATGAAAACGACAATGTCTATACCGCCGTGAGCAGCGATACCACAGATACTTCTAAAGTGTTGCCTAGTTTTGTGATGCGTTATTGGTTAATGGATGATTTTGTTGCGCGTTTCGCCTATACCGAAACCATTCGCCAACCCGCCTTTGCGGATCTGAACTCTTTCACTTACTACACACCGGATTTGACCCAAGTAGGTTTCGGTTCGGCCAGTGGTGGTAACCCTGATTTAGAGCCTGTCACCTCTAAAAACTATGACTTTACCCTCGAATACTATTTTGGTAATGGCAATTCGATTTACGGTACTTACTTCAGCCGTGATATTGAAGGTTTAGTCTACAGTTCATTAACCAGAACCCTGTATGACTACGATGGTGATGGTATCGAGGAAGCCTATATTCTTAACCGTCCTGGTAACACCTCAAACGGTAAGTTAACGGGCTTTGAATTAGGTGCTGTGTACTTCCCTGAAGGTTTACCAAGCTGGTTAGACGGTGTCGGTACTCAGCTTAGTGCGACACTGCTGGATTCCTCGCAGGATATTCCAGAGTTCGATAGCGCTACAGGTGAGCAAATTGGCTTTACGACCCGCGATATGTTTGGGGTATCCGATGAGTCTTACAGTGCTGTGTTGATTTACGATAAGGATTTCTTCAGCGCGCGTATGTCTTATACCTGGCGTAGTGAGTTCTTAAACTCCTATGATGCGGCGTTCTTTGCCATGCCTCGCGGTATCTATCGTAAGCCTGAGCAGTCATTAGACTTCCAGTTAAGCTACAACATCAGCGATGACTTAGTCGTGAGCTTCGATGCGACTAACCTGCTGGACGATGTGTATCAGGAATACTATGAGGATTCGACCCTATTCAACCGTACGAACAATATCTTCACTCGTACCTTTGCTCTGGGCGTTCGTTACTCCTTCTAA